The sequence ATAGATCCTCGAGGTCTGTCTCTCAGGTCTCAAGTTCTCCTAGCTAGATGATGGTAGATTAATAGATATATGCTGCTTCTACAAGCTTTCAACAGGATGAAGGCATGATATCCAACCATTAACAAGGTGGTGGCTGCCTCTAGTCTGCATCACTTGCCCTCCTGGATGATCCTGACGGCCTTGTTCACACCAGCCGTCTTCTCAACGGAGACTGCTCCAGCTTCCGGGAGATCAAACTTCCTGCGGTTCAGTGACCTCTGCTTCCCCGGTGGCTGAGGGTCCACAACCTCCAGCATTGCTTCGAGCTCTTCTAGCATAGATTTCTTGGCAACCCTCACCATGTAGTCAGGTCCCTGGATTGAGGCAAAGCAACCAGTATTGGTTAGAGCATGCGGATTGTGTTTGATCAGGTCAGCAGCCTACAAAGGATGGGCTAGAGGATACATGCCAAGCGCCATCACTTGTActggttatatatatatatatggtacaAAAGCAGCGAAGAAGGAAGCTGGGGACGAAACAGTTCATCTGATTGACATGTATTCAAGGAAGGAAACAGAGACTAACGTGATTGTGTTTGCAGAATTTCACCTCAACAGTGCAACGGCTGAACTTGCAACCTAACAGTGTAGCTAAGGAAACGGCGATATACAGGCAGCTTACCTCAAGAGCATCCACAGTGATGAGCAGTACAATGACCTTCTCAGAGAACCTTTGGCGCTCTTCTTGGTCATTAGCGAGGCGGCGCCTGTAAGAGATGTTATAGAAGAGGGACCTGATCTCCTTGAGCTTGGCTTTGGCCACAGCCAGATCACGCAGGCAGCGAAGCACCTGGGAGCGGTGAGCAAGGTGAGCCCGGTAGGTCATCTGGATAAGCAATGCAGCATCCTGCGGGGACAGCTCCTTCCTCTTTCCCCTGCCATTGCCCTTAGCAAAAGCCTTGAGGGAGGAAAATGCAGAGGGGCAGTCAGTACAGCAACAGCAAGCCAGGAATGCAGATCTAGAACGTGCAGCCAGGCAGCATCCCCAATCTCGTCTCGTTCGTCTAAACCCACAACATTTGTCTAGGAAAATTTGTCTACGGCGGTCCTGCTAAAAATCTAATCTTTTCTCGAGATCACAATGAACTCCCATTGTGGGGGGAGGGAAGAAGAGAATGTTAGTGATACCTTTCTGATGGCGACGCATCCGGCGGCATCGTTGTCGTCGGAGATCTCCTCGATCTTGACGGTGGCGACGGGGCATTTCTTCTCCTTGTTGACggccttgttcttgttcttcttcttcttgtcggcGACCTTGGTCTTGTTGCTGTCGGCcttctcctcgtcgtcgtcgtcgtcgtcggttaAGTCCTCCTCCCATGTGTAGGCCTGCGACCAGGGCTCGAGGGAGCCCTTGCCCTTAACGGCGGCGCCCCACTTGAGCTTccttggcgcggcggcggaggcgcccttGGCCTCCCACTTCCACTTGCAGTCGAAGCCGTCGTGGTTGGGGGACCTGACCTCGGCCTCCCACTTGAGCGTGCGGTCCCCCGCGCGCGGCCTCTggacggacgtccacttgaccttgcggccgccggcctccgtgACGTAGGTGCACTTCCTGGTGGTGGgctcggggcggcgcgcggcgacagCGAGCTCGAGAGCGGCGACGCGGTCGGTGAGGacgcggaggaggaagggggagggggaggggtcgCTGGGGGGCAGGAAGAGGTCGAGGTCGGGGAACGGGGAGGTGCTGTCAAAGTCGAGGAATGGGCAGGAGGagggttgcggcggcggcgggaacggGAAGAAGGGGTCGTCGAGGAAGTGGCGGTGGGATcccatggcgacggcgacggcgacggcgacggcgacggcggatcAGAGATTCAGAGCTGGCTCTGCTTTGACTGATGAGCCAGTCAATCAGTCTGGGGATTCAGTCAATCAGTCTGGGGATTGGACGGTGATCTCCGATCTCCGGCCGGTGAGGTGATGTAAAGCCAATGTTTTTGCGGTATGTGCGCTGCACGTGACGCTGACGCGACGCCCATCCCGGGGAGGGGGCGGCAAGCATGGTTaaccttaccggtgggaaccggtccggtttgaccggtaaccggtcaaaccggtccggaccggttccggttccgaccggttcccaaccggtccaaattcaaattttgaatttgaatttaaaaaaatgaaaaattctcaaaaaattcctaaaaatatttcaaggtgtgatgaatctaatggtgtcaaattttctcaaaaattcgttcatttagtatggtttgcggaatttataagttaaataaaaaaacgtgcatacgaaagtatacaaatacaatgtaaaagtagtataaaaaagagttggagggttcatttagactaaaatatgttgtacaaacatttatttagtatactttgtgggcatttgaatttaaacaaaaaaaagaaaaaaatttgaatttgacctgtaccagtcaaaccggccggttaccatccaaaccggccggtataccggccaaaccggccggtataccggtctaaccgaccggcataccgatcggaaccggttgaacggggaagtttaaattcaaatttgaattccacctgttccgaccggtaaccggccaaaccggaccggtataccggaaccggaggccggcggttaccagTCACCGGTCGGATACGTGAACCCTGGCGGCAAGTCGGCGACCATTTGACGATGTATCCATGTGACGACTGACTGAGAGAGTGCGCTCCAGCGCCACACGGCACGCTGCTCCCTCGCTACCCTGCCTCCGCTGCCATCCTGGACCGTCGTCAACGATAACCAACCATGTTACCAAACCGCTCGTCTACCACCGTCGTCTTCTCTTTGACTCTCTCCCTTCCCTCCACCCGTCATCGTCCACCGGATGTCCGACCTCACCCTTCACAGACCAACccaccactgccgccgcctccattcCCCTCCTCTAAGACCACCGGCCATGGAAGCATAAGTAACCCCAAAACCCTTAGGTTCTGCTGCCTCGACCACCACTCTGGTCGTCAGCAACCGCTCCGCCCACCTAGCACCGCTCCCCGATCACCCTCTCCTCCCTTCCgtggaagaagatgaacagaaGCGGAAGCACTTCCGCAACACGTTGGCTGGCACACGCGTACGCGATGTATACATTTCGCCGATGGTGGTGGCTAGCTGGCCTCTTCTTGCTATGGCAGTTGCGGACCAAAAACTGGTGTGTTCCACATTCCACCGCATACTAGTTTGTGTTTCGAAATTATTATCATTGTGTCGCGTGCACGCGGTATGAAAGTACCACATTTCTATGTCACTACTAGTTCAGTTCCAAATAATAGATATGATTTTACCGTGTGCTAGCAACACTTTCCGTCCTTCTCTTGTTATTGCTGCTTTTCGTATTCTCGTTGCTGTAATTCAACATACCTTACCAGACTACCACCCAATTCTTTACTTACTACATGGTGTTGTGGAAAGGAGGCCTATCTAC comes from Panicum virgatum strain AP13 chromosome 4K, P.virgatum_v5, whole genome shotgun sequence and encodes:
- the LOC120702332 gene encoding BAG family molecular chaperone regulator 7-like isoform X1; amino-acid sequence: MGSHRHFLDDPFFPFPPPPQPSSCPFLDFDSTSPFPDLDLFLPPSDPSPSPFLLRVLTDRVAALELAVAARRPEPTTRKCTYVTEAGGRKVKWTSVQRPRAGDRTLKWEAEVRSPNHDGFDCKWKWEAKGASAAAPRKLKWGAAVKGKGSLEPWSQAYTWEEDLTDDDDDDEEKADSNKTKVADKKKKNKNKAVNKEKKCPVATVKIEEISDDNDAAGCVAIRKAFAKGNGRGKRKELSPQDAALLIQMTYRAHLAHRSQVLRCLRDLAVAKAKLKEIRSLFYNISYRRRLANDQEERQRFSEKVIVLLITVDALEGPDYMVRVAKKSMLEELEAMLEVVDPQPPGKQRSLNRRKFDLPEAGAVSVEKTAGVNKAVRIIQEGK
- the LOC120702332 gene encoding BAG family molecular chaperone regulator 7-like isoform X2; protein product: MGSHRHFLDDPFFPFPPPPQPSSCPFLDFDSTSPFPDLDLFLPPSDPSPSPFLLRVLTDRVAALELAVAARRPEPTTRKCTYVTEAGGRKVKWTSVQRPRAGDRTLKWEAKGASAAAPRKLKWGAAVKGKGSLEPWSQAYTWEEDLTDDDDDDEEKADSNKTKVADKKKKNKNKAVNKEKKCPVATVKIEEISDDNDAAGCVAIRKAFAKGNGRGKRKELSPQDAALLIQMTYRAHLAHRSQVLRCLRDLAVAKAKLKEIRSLFYNISYRRRLANDQEERQRFSEKVIVLLITVDALEGPDYMVRVAKKSMLEELEAMLEVVDPQPPGKQRSLNRRKFDLPEAGAVSVEKTAGVNKAVRIIQEGK